The Carassius auratus strain Wakin chromosome 40, ASM336829v1, whole genome shotgun sequence genome has a segment encoding these proteins:
- the LOC113058591 gene encoding neuronal PAS domain-containing protein 1-like, with protein sequence MAAMPFVSEGKCVSVEWDFLQGLLAKPPTLPCLQNMRKEKSRNAARSRRGKENFEFFELAKMLPLPGAITSQLDKASIIRLTISYLHMRHFASQGDPPWSPLLEGENNCNKMRRTSHSLVNDIFEQHLGAHLLQSLDGFVFVVSQEGRFLYISETVSIYLGLSQVELTGSSVFDYIHPADHVEMAERLGIRPHLRAEAGCQTSHESVSSSASTSSLAGTPEPALSSPRSSVSEFSERGFFIRMKSTLTKRGLHIKSSGYKVIHVTGRIRCRPALVPGSSRGLHRPMGLVALAHTLPPSTLNEVRMESQMFVFRVNMDLQVTYCENRISEYMDLSPAEVVGRTCYHFIHAEDLDTIRQSHEDLLRKGQVVTGYYRWLQRRGGYLWIQSCATVSINHKAPHERNIIWVNYVLSRPELADMPLDLLQLPESLRAERLQTSSSPHKTSPKAQGSTGTQPLKGRTETNLKGKETFSHTAASQSENTRKRSHQSDAESGPPEARRQMEVFRQREESPCTSSDQASDSDVEEDDERENEWNHNHTSKQVKREERPLKQGNGANGASKIHNGRAVIQHLKSVVTGSGSNIKTEQEVMGTSVGPGSGRHWSQAQPSSGRTNGSSPTSHPQNSTPTEASSKGLFNPPSPTLSTTIPASSLPRDDRSIHGGRAPDFELLQRLTASGTAGHVLFHPLAIGPQGPQSLYAPSTIRYAPPEMPTAHAEGHRSDHVAKTAFFPHLQRIASLPSFNGFSPAEPIFPPPLPFCMNGLRGATGTDED encoded by the exons ATGGCGGCCATGCCGTTCGTCAGCGAGGGAAAGTGTGTGAGCGTGGAGTGGGACTTCCTACAGGGGCTCCTCGCCAAACCACCCACCTTACCCTG CTTGCAGAACATGAGGAAGGAGAAGTCGCGCAATGCAGCTCGTTCTCGGCGGGGTAAGGAGAACTTTGAGTTCTTTGAGCTGGCCAAGATGCTTCCGCTCCCCGGGGCAATTACCAGCCAGCTGGACAAGGCCTCCATCATCCGCCTCACCATCAGTTACCTGCACATGAGACACTTTGCCAGCCAGGGAGACCCACCCTGGAGCCCTCTACTGGAGGGGGAGAACAACTGCAACAAGA TGCGAAGAACAAGTCATTCGCTGGTTAATGACATATTTGAACAGCACCTGGGAGCTCATCTACTACAG TCTCTAGATGGCTTTGTGTTTGTGGTCAGTCAGGAAGGCCGATTTCTGTATATCTCAGAGACTGTGTCCATCTACCTTGGCCTTTCACAG GTTGAGTTGACTGGCAGTAGCGTGTTCGATTACATCCACCCTGCGGATCATGTTGAGATGGCGGAGCGTCTTGGCATTAGGCCACACCTCCGGGCAGAGGCAGGATGTCAAACGTCCCATGAGAGCGTTTCAAGCTCCGCCTCCACATCCTCACTGGCCGGCACTCCAGAACCAG CACTATCTAGTCCCCGTTCTTCAGTCAGTGAGTTTTCAGAACGTGGTTTCTTTATCAGGATGAAATCCACCCTTACCAAGCGTGGCCTCCACATTAAATCCTCGGGCTATAAA GTAATTCATGTGACAGGTCGGATTCGGTGTCGGCCAGCTCTGGTGCCAGGTTCCTCCCGCGGCTTGCATCGACCAATGGGATTGGTCGCTCTGGCTCACACACTTCCACCTTCCACACTCAATGAGGTGCGCATGGAAAGTCAAATGTTTGTCTTCAGAGTCAACATGGACCTGCAGGTCACCTACTGTGAGAACAG GATTTCAGAGTATATGGACCTTAGCCCAGCTGAGGTGGTTGGACGTACCTGCTACCACTTCATCCATGCAGAAGACTTGGACACCATCAGGCAGAGCCATGAAGACT TGCTGCGGAAAGGGCAGGTTGTGACCGGGTACTATCGATGGCTGCAGAGGAGAGGAGGCTATCTGTGGATTCAGTCCTGTGCCACCGTGTCCATTAACCACAAAGCGCCCCATGAGCGTAACATCATCTGGGTCAACTATGTGCTCAG TCGCCCAGAGCTGGCAGACATGCCTCTGGACTTATTACAACTCCCAGAGAGCCTAAGGGCAGAGCGGCTTCAAACAAGCTCCTCCCCACACAAGACCTCTCCAAAGGCACAAG GCTCAACAGGAACACAGCCATTGAAAGGCAGGACCGAGACAAACCTCAAGGGGAAGGAAACCTTCTCACACACtgctgccagccaatcagagaacACCAGGAAGAGATCACACCAGTCTGATGCTGAAAGCGGTCCTCCTGAGGCGAGGAGACAGATGGAGGTATTCCGGCAGAGAGAGGAAAGCCCATGTACCTCCTCAGACCAAGCCAGTGACAGCGATGTGGAAGAGGATGATGAGAGGGAGAACGAGTGGAACCACAACCACACTAGCAAACAGGTGAAGAGAGAAGAGAGGCCATTGAAACAAGGCAATGGGGCCAATGGAGCAAGTAAAATCCACAATGGCCGCGCAGTGATCCAGCATCTTAAAAGTGTGGTGACCGGATCAGGGTCGAATATTAAGACTGAACAAGAAGTGATGGGAACAAGTGTAGGCCCGGGTTCTGGGAGGCACTGGAGCCAAGCTCAGCCCAGCAGTGGAAGAACCAATGGCAGCAGTCCAACTTCCCATCCTCAAAATTCCACCCCGACAGAAGCTTCATCCAAGGGTCTGTTCAACCCCCCCTCCCCGACCCTGTCGACAACCATCCCTGCCTCATCCCTGCCCAGAGATGATCGGTCTATCCATGGAGGGCGCGCTCCGGACTTTGAACTACTGCAGAGACTCACTGCAAGTGGGACTGCAGGACATGTTCTATTTCATCCCCTGGCTATTGGCCCACAGGGGCCCCAGAGTCTCTATGCTCCCAGCACTATACGCTACGCCCCACCTGAAATGCCAACAGCTCATGCTGAAGGGCACCGCTCAGACCATGTGGCCAAAACTGCTTTCTTTCCCCACTTGCAAAGGATTGCATCTCTGCCTTCCTTTAATGGTTTTTCTCCAGCTGAACCCATTTTTCCTCCACCTCTGCCCTTTTGTATGAACGGACTGAGGGGGGCAACGGGTACAGATGAGGATTGA